A window of Spirochaetaceae bacterium genomic DNA:
CTTTAATTTGCCGATAAAATATTATGATTTTTGTTGTATTAATAGTAATGTTTTTCACCAATGTAGCTTTTTTAAGCCTTATCGCCAATTTAGTAATTTATGTTTACGCCAGCTTTAAACATGATGGTAATTTACAAAAAAGTTGCAAAAAATTTTTAGTTATTAATATTATTGTTTGGTTGGCTTTAAATCTGACACTTTTAATATTAATTTCGCACATTTTCAGCTTAATTATTGCTAGCGGAGTATGGCCAACCATTTTAGAAGACATTATTTTTCGCGCTCCCAGCTTTTTTTAATTACTTTCTTCTAGTTTTTTAGCCGGTCAAATAAACCATGAATATCATACAAATTAGGTAGGGTGGAGCGTAAACCTTTAAGTTCGTCAATCGTATATTTTTTTCTAATAATTATTCCTATATTTTTAAGATACTCTAAGTTAAACTTTTAAGCTGCCCAAGCGCCGCTTAAGAGCTGTAGTGTTGGTGGTTAAAAAAGTAAATCATTACAGTTAAAGAGAAAAGGTAACCACGAAAAACACTAAGCACATGAAAAGAAAATTATTTTCGTGTTGTTCGTGCCTTTCGCGGTTACCTTTTCTTAAAGCATAATTTTTATCTAACTAGGTTGTTTTAATAATTTAAAGATGGTGGCCGCAAAGTTAGCCGGCTCTTTGGGCAGTACGCCTTCGGCAAGGTAAGCGCTATCTAATAAAATATTAGCGTAGTCTTTTACCTCATCACCACTTAAACTCATTAAAGATTTAATTAAAGCATGGTTTGGGTTCACCTCGAGGATTGGTTTACCTTCCGGCGCTTCTTGACCCATCATCTTAAACATTTGCGCCATCTGCAAATTTACGCCGTTACTGCCGCTGACAATTACCGCCGGTAAATCGCTTAAACGGCTGGAAAGTTTCACGGCCTCTACTTTATCGCCTAGCGCCTCTTTAAGTTTATCGGCAAGCTCTTTGTTCTCGGCGGTTTCTTCTATTTTATTATCTTTAAAAAGTTCATCTTCTTCACCGCTGTTAATGGCTTTAAAGTTTAACCCTTCGTACTGACCCAGCATAGGCATAACAAATTCGTCTACTTGGTCGCTTAACAGCAATACCTCAATGCCTTTCTCTTTATAAGCCGCCAATAGGGGATTGGCACGCACCACATTTTCCTTTTCACCGGTAATATAGTAAATGTTTTTTTGTTCCTGCGGCATACGTTCTTTGTAGGCGGCTAAACTGGTCCATTCGCTGGTATCGGCGGTGCTTTTAAAACGCACGACCTCAAGGATTTCGGGGCGGTAGGCAAAATCGATGTACAAGCCCTCTTTAAGCACCTTGTTATAATTTTCGATAAAAGTTTTAAATTTCTCAGGTTCGCTCTCGCTTAGTTTTTTAAATTCGCTTAATAATTTTTTGACGCTGGCGGTACGGATACTCTCTAAAATTTTATTTTTCTGTAAAATTTCACGGCTAACGTTAAGAGGGAGGTCTTCGCTATCAATAATACCGCGCACAAAACGTAGCCACACGGGGAGTAACTCTTTTTCGTCATCGGTAATAAAGACGCGCTTTACATAAAGTTTGACACCGGCTTTGTAGTTGGCCTGAAACAAATCGAACGGCGCTTTAGCGGGGATATAAAAGAGGGTTGTGTAATCAAGGTTGCCTTCGGCCCGTGTATGGCTGTAAAAAAGTGGATTTTCGCTATCATGGCAGATGGTGTGATAAAACTCGTTGTAATCTTCAGCCTTAAGTTGGCTTTTGCTAAGTTGCCACAGGGCCTTTGCACTGTTAATTTGTTTATCTACGGCTTCTTCTTTGGGCTCTTCGCCCTCTTTAGCAAAGGGTTTTTCGGTGTAATGCAAAAAGATGGGGAAAGCAATGTGGTTACTGTATCTTTCAATAAGCTCTTCAATTTTATAATTATGAGCAAATTCTTTATTTTCATCATTTAATTTAATAATGATAGTGGTGCCATGATTATCGCGCTCGGCCTTGCTGAGGGTATAGCCGCTTTCGCCATCGCTTTGCCAGCTGTGAGCTTCCAGCTCGCCGGCTTTACGGCTAATTACGGTAACATTGTTACTTACCATAAAAACGCTGTAAAAGCCTACGCCAAATTGGCCGATAATGTTGCTATCTTTTTTGGCACCGGCTTCCAACGCTGCTAAAAACTCGCTGCTACCGCTGTGGGCAATTTTGCCCAAATTTTCCTCTAGGTCATCGCTATTCATGCCAATACCGTTATCGGTGATGGTAATGGTGGCGGCATCGGTATCTAAACTAATATCGATTTGGCCGGCAAAACTATCGGTTTTAAATTGTTCGTTAGTTAAAGTTAAAAACTTCATTTTATCGATAGCGTCACTGGCGTTGCTGATAAGCTCACGCAGGAAAATTTCGTTATTGCTGTACAGCGAATGAATAATAAGTTTGAGCAGCCTGTCTACTTCGGCTTTAAATTGCTTTTTGGCCATTGTTTATAAAATCCTTTTAAATGATATGA
This region includes:
- the htpG gene encoding molecular chaperone HtpG, with the translated sequence MAKKQFKAEVDRLLKLIIHSLYSNNEIFLRELISNASDAIDKMKFLTLTNEQFKTDSFAGQIDISLDTDAATITITDNGIGMNSDDLEENLGKIAHSGSSEFLAALEAGAKKDSNIIGQFGVGFYSVFMVSNNVTVISRKAGELEAHSWQSDGESGYTLSKAERDNHGTTIIIKLNDENKEFAHNYKIEELIERYSNHIAFPIFLHYTEKPFAKEGEEPKEEAVDKQINSAKALWQLSKSQLKAEDYNEFYHTICHDSENPLFYSHTRAEGNLDYTTLFYIPAKAPFDLFQANYKAGVKLYVKRVFITDDEKELLPVWLRFVRGIIDSEDLPLNVSREILQKNKILESIRTASVKKLLSEFKKLSESEPEKFKTFIENYNKVLKEGLYIDFAYRPEILEVVRFKSTADTSEWTSLAAYKERMPQEQKNIYYITGEKENVVRANPLLAAYKEKGIEVLLLSDQVDEFVMPMLGQYEGLNFKAINSGEEDELFKDNKIEETAENKELADKLKEALGDKVEAVKLSSRLSDLPAVIVSGSNGVNLQMAQMFKMMGQEAPEGKPILEVNPNHALIKSLMSLSGDEVKDYANILLDSAYLAEGVLPKEPANFAATIFKLLKQPS